One Edaphobacter flagellatus genomic region harbors:
- the glmS gene encoding glutamine--fructose-6-phosphate transaminase (isomerizing) encodes MCGIVGYIGPKPVVPVIIEGLRRLEYRGYDSAGIAVAGSPDGLQLRRAPGKLRNLEAVIAEHPIHGTFGIGHTRWATHGRPTEENAHPHRDCTGSLVVVHNGIVENYLALKQQLTAKGHTFVTETDTEIIAHLIEQELKEMEELLASTRGNSEPTRPALEEAVREAVKHLTGAFAIGVLSAHEPNKLVAARSGPPAVLGIGDGEYFLASDVPGILHHTRNIHFLADGELAVLTPEGVSLSDFSGRPLELKTQRIAWDPIQAEKAGYKHFMLKEINEQPRAIRDTTLGRISFDTGQVFLDNLDISADDLRRATQITIAACGTSWHAGLAGKFMIERLARLPVDVDYASEYRYRDPIPSPLDLGLLITQSGETADTLAAQAELISKGSKTLAICNVVGSAITRRANGTITTNAGPEIGVASTKAFTAQLTALFLLALHLAQVRNTITPEDSLRLATELGRLPSKLESMLLDPSNTIGMSEGVAAPTLTSAATSSSTPAWPGPERRRAPRLTLDEQCQHLARLFHAASNFLFLGRGIHYPIALEGALKLKEISYIHAEGYPAGEMKHGPNALIDESLPVVCIATKDPDDPASVLKYEKTLSNIQEVTARAGRVIAIATEGDDQIASLVEHTIHIPKAPELLLPILEVVPLQLVAYHIAVRRGCDVDQPRNLAKSVTVE; translated from the coding sequence ATGTGTGGAATTGTTGGCTACATTGGTCCGAAACCAGTCGTCCCTGTCATCATCGAAGGCCTTCGCCGCCTCGAATACCGCGGCTATGACTCCGCAGGCATTGCCGTCGCCGGAAGCCCCGACGGCCTTCAGCTTCGCCGCGCGCCCGGCAAGCTGCGCAACCTTGAAGCCGTCATCGCCGAGCACCCTATCCACGGCACCTTCGGTATAGGACACACCCGCTGGGCCACCCACGGACGCCCCACCGAAGAAAACGCTCACCCGCACCGCGACTGCACCGGCTCCCTCGTCGTCGTCCACAACGGCATCGTCGAAAACTACCTCGCCCTCAAGCAGCAACTCACTGCCAAAGGACACACCTTCGTCACCGAAACCGACACCGAGATCATCGCCCACCTCATCGAGCAAGAGCTTAAAGAGATGGAGGAGTTACTCGCATCAACTCGCGGAAACTCAGAGCCCACACGGCCAGCACTTGAAGAAGCCGTCCGCGAAGCCGTCAAACATCTCACCGGAGCCTTCGCCATCGGCGTCCTCTCCGCGCACGAACCCAACAAGCTCGTCGCCGCACGCTCTGGCCCACCCGCTGTCCTCGGCATCGGCGACGGAGAATACTTCCTCGCCTCCGACGTCCCCGGCATCCTCCACCACACCCGCAACATCCACTTCCTCGCCGACGGAGAACTTGCCGTCCTCACGCCCGAAGGTGTCTCGCTCTCCGACTTCAGCGGCCGCCCACTCGAGCTCAAAACTCAGCGCATCGCCTGGGACCCCATCCAGGCCGAAAAAGCCGGCTACAAGCACTTCATGCTCAAAGAAATTAACGAGCAGCCGCGCGCCATCCGCGACACCACCCTCGGGCGCATCTCCTTCGACACCGGACAGGTCTTCCTCGACAACCTCGATATCTCCGCCGACGATCTCCGTCGCGCCACCCAGATCACCATCGCCGCCTGCGGCACCTCCTGGCACGCCGGGCTCGCTGGCAAGTTCATGATCGAGCGCCTCGCCCGCCTCCCCGTCGACGTCGACTACGCCTCCGAGTACCGCTACCGCGACCCCATCCCTTCGCCCCTCGACCTCGGCCTCCTCATCACCCAGTCCGGCGAAACCGCTGACACCCTCGCCGCCCAGGCCGAACTTATCTCCAAGGGCTCCAAAACCCTCGCCATCTGCAACGTCGTCGGCTCCGCCATCACCCGCCGCGCCAACGGCACCATCACCACCAACGCCGGCCCTGAGATCGGTGTCGCCTCCACCAAGGCCTTCACCGCGCAGCTCACCGCGCTGTTTCTCCTCGCGCTGCACCTCGCGCAGGTTCGCAACACCATCACGCCCGAAGACTCGCTCCGCCTCGCCACCGAACTCGGCCGACTCCCCTCCAAGCTCGAGTCCATGCTCCTCGACCCCTCCAACACCATCGGCATGTCCGAAGGCGTAGCCGCCCCAACCCTCACCAGCGCAGCAACGTCATCCAGCACTCCGGCATGGCCCGGCCCTGAGCGCCGCCGCGCCCCCCGCCTCACCCTCGACGAGCAGTGCCAGCACCTCGCCCGCCTCTTCCACGCCGCCAGCAACTTCCTCTTCCTCGGACGCGGCATCCACTACCCCATCGCCCTCGAAGGCGCGCTCAAGCTCAAAGAGATCTCCTACATCCACGCCGAAGGTTACCCCGCCGGCGAGATGAAGCACGGCCCCAACGCCCTCATCGACGAGTCACTCCCCGTCGTCTGCATCGCCACCAAAGACCCCGACGACCCCGCCAGCGTCCTCAAGTACGAAAAGACCCTCAGCAACATCCAGGAGGTCACCGCCCGCGCCGGCCGCGTCATCGCCATCGCCACCGAAGGCGACGACCAGATCGCAAGCCTGGTAGAACACACCATCCACATCCCCAAAGCCCCCGAACTACTCCTGCCCATCCTCGAAGTAGTTCCGCTACAACTCGTCGCCTACCATATCGCAGTCCGTAGGGGCTGCGACGTGGATCAGCCAAGAAATTTGGCTAAGAGTGTGACGGTAGAGTAG
- a CDS encoding TonB-dependent receptor: MRFYTHGIRTRVVRLIAFTILLATFAASHAQTFRGGINGTVTDKTGASIANAAVVALQTETGVTHTTVSSSAGTFLFQDLPLGTYSVTVSFSGFQTVKTDKVMVSAGTIYTLPVVLQLASSDTTVEVDAAGLALDTTTTTQTTVLEARAVADMPLNGRDFTQMIQLTPGFAGYTGGGYGSLNGTRANQMNWQIDGVDNNDLWHNVPAVNQGGVSGIAGIVLPLDAVDQFSAQTQAGPEGGRNPGGTVNLTLRSGTNQIHGSVYYFNRNELFGAKSPFADTKQKVRNYNYGFSVGGPILRDKLFAFATFEKQRFTIGESGTATQPSVGWQSQAKAILAAKGIPINGVMQDVLNNLWGNSILSQDTAGVKNNYHSNDPEFGYSYNGLGKVDWQLTPKDQLSVHWFAGQGNQVAPVGSQLLAYYEEAPIHVQNMAIVYNRVISPRITNQVLAGVNYFNQVFNDYKSPPSVQSLGFITGATFPNAPNITIKNFDPVGLTPPEGRNDITGHLTDQLSWVVGKHQLRFGGEYRQAQLDEFYHRHATGSFTFDGTRVAAIGPTLTPNPDGLDGYRYALADYLAGLTSNASIAIGDPERQVFVNNWFLNAGDSWQISPKLNVNYGLRYEYVGPLHNSNKDMSVFRPALTANKGLAFQGVDIDSLYGRYWKSLSPRVGASYQADPNTVVRAGFGFYFDTPNLNPFLDNRPGNAAPNGVEGNPGGPNPVYTVAPTGGSKTTIQKGVAIFPSSQGYPCSPTATCGVFSVNSNFRPAYNVNYSLNLEHTVTSSIIMQLGYVGSEGRHLLSLLDINQGTSQSSRPYCVLNSIYCAYSNINQLESIGTSNYNALQTQLRLQNWHRLSGSVIYTWSHNMDEVTAYRGALPQDNFNFKGDYSNSDFDTRNTFVAYLSYAIPGSSHAKLLTNGWQVNSLMNFHGGQPFTVHASGDISGTNEGNDRAVQVGPINKGYQGQKPGVNWLDPSAFTDPAPGTFGTTRRNGYYGPGYSDVDLSVFKDTKITEKATVQFRAEMFNVFNRANYAPPGFGTVSVGGDFTLDDTIGDYNGAPGIGAGEAFNTQFALKVIF, from the coding sequence ATGCGTTTTTACACGCACGGGATACGTACGCGCGTCGTTCGGCTTATCGCTTTCACGATTCTTTTGGCTACGTTTGCAGCGAGTCATGCCCAGACGTTTCGCGGTGGAATCAATGGCACAGTTACCGACAAGACAGGAGCCTCGATTGCAAATGCAGCGGTAGTTGCACTGCAAACAGAGACTGGTGTAACGCACACGACCGTCAGCTCCAGCGCCGGCACGTTTCTCTTTCAGGACCTGCCGTTGGGCACCTACAGCGTGACGGTGAGCTTCAGCGGATTTCAGACAGTGAAGACGGACAAGGTGATGGTATCGGCTGGAACGATCTACACGTTGCCGGTGGTACTGCAGCTTGCAAGCTCAGATACGACGGTGGAGGTCGATGCTGCGGGATTGGCATTGGATACAACTACAACCACGCAGACGACGGTGCTTGAGGCAAGGGCTGTGGCGGATATGCCGCTCAACGGTCGTGACTTTACGCAGATGATTCAGCTGACGCCAGGCTTTGCCGGATATACCGGAGGCGGCTATGGCTCGTTGAATGGAACGCGTGCCAACCAGATGAACTGGCAGATCGACGGCGTGGACAATAACGATCTCTGGCATAACGTTCCGGCTGTCAATCAAGGCGGTGTTTCAGGCATCGCAGGCATTGTGCTTCCGCTGGATGCGGTGGACCAGTTTTCGGCACAGACGCAGGCAGGGCCAGAGGGCGGACGTAATCCTGGCGGCACGGTGAATCTGACGCTACGCTCCGGCACGAACCAAATTCATGGTTCGGTGTACTACTTCAACCGCAACGAGCTGTTTGGCGCGAAGAGTCCTTTTGCGGATACGAAGCAGAAGGTGCGCAACTACAACTATGGGTTTTCGGTAGGCGGACCGATTCTTCGCGACAAGCTATTTGCCTTTGCGACGTTTGAGAAACAGAGGTTCACGATTGGAGAGTCGGGCACGGCGACGCAGCCTTCGGTTGGTTGGCAGAGTCAGGCGAAGGCGATTCTTGCGGCGAAGGGCATTCCCATCAATGGTGTCATGCAAGATGTGCTCAACAATTTGTGGGGCAACAGCATCCTTTCGCAGGACACAGCGGGCGTAAAGAACAATTATCACTCGAACGATCCGGAGTTTGGTTACAGCTATAACGGTCTGGGCAAGGTGGATTGGCAGCTCACGCCGAAAGATCAGCTGAGCGTGCACTGGTTTGCTGGACAAGGCAATCAGGTAGCTCCTGTGGGTTCGCAGCTGCTTGCTTACTATGAGGAAGCCCCCATCCATGTGCAGAACATGGCGATCGTCTATAACCGCGTGATCTCGCCGCGTATCACGAATCAGGTATTGGCTGGAGTGAACTACTTCAATCAGGTATTCAACGACTACAAGAGTCCGCCAAGCGTACAAAGCCTGGGCTTTATTACGGGTGCGACTTTTCCCAATGCTCCGAATATCACGATTAAAAACTTTGATCCTGTCGGTCTTACGCCTCCGGAAGGCCGTAACGACATTACAGGCCATCTGACTGATCAACTCTCGTGGGTCGTCGGTAAGCATCAACTGCGATTCGGCGGCGAGTATCGTCAAGCGCAATTGGATGAGTTCTATCACCGTCATGCGACCGGCAGCTTTACATTCGATGGAACGCGTGTTGCTGCAATCGGTCCTACGTTGACACCGAATCCTGATGGATTGGATGGTTATCGTTATGCTCTGGCTGATTATCTTGCCGGTCTAACATCCAATGCGTCGATTGCAATCGGCGATCCGGAACGTCAGGTATTTGTAAACAACTGGTTCTTAAATGCAGGCGACTCGTGGCAGATCTCTCCAAAGCTGAACGTGAACTATGGTCTGCGTTATGAGTATGTGGGACCGCTGCATAATAGCAATAAAGACATGTCGGTCTTTCGTCCAGCTCTGACGGCGAATAAAGGCCTGGCTTTTCAGGGTGTCGATATCGACTCTTTATACGGACGCTACTGGAAGAGCTTGAGTCCTCGCGTAGGAGCGAGCTATCAGGCTGACCCAAATACGGTTGTACGGGCCGGTTTTGGTTTTTATTTCGATACGCCGAATCTGAACCCCTTCCTGGACAATCGGCCGGGCAATGCAGCTCCGAACGGTGTGGAAGGAAATCCTGGAGGGCCGAATCCGGTGTACACGGTGGCTCCGACCGGAGGATCGAAGACGACGATTCAGAAGGGTGTTGCGATTTTTCCATCATCGCAGGGATATCCATGCAGTCCGACTGCAACGTGCGGCGTCTTTTCGGTCAACAGCAACTTCAGGCCGGCTTACAACGTAAATTACAGCCTGAATCTGGAGCATACGGTGACGTCCAGCATCATCATGCAGCTTGGCTATGTGGGTAGCGAAGGCCGTCACCTGCTGAGCCTGCTGGATATTAACCAGGGAACGAGCCAAAGCAGTCGTCCTTATTGTGTTCTCAACTCGATCTATTGCGCATACAGCAACATTAACCAACTGGAGAGCATTGGTACGTCGAACTACAACGCACTTCAGACACAGCTGCGGTTGCAGAACTGGCACAGGCTATCCGGCTCGGTCATCTACACATGGAGCCATAACATGGACGAAGTCACGGCATATCGTGGTGCGCTTCCGCAGGATAACTTCAACTTCAAAGGTGACTACAGCAACTCGGACTTCGATACGCGCAACACCTTTGTGGCTTATCTAAGCTATGCGATTCCGGGCTCGTCGCATGCGAAGCTGCTGACCAATGGCTGGCAGGTGAACTCGTTGATGAACTTTCATGGTGGGCAGCCGTTTACGGTGCACGCCTCAGGCGATATCAGCGGTACGAATGAGGGCAACGATCGTGCGGTGCAGGTGGGCCCGATCAACAAGGGGTATCAAGGACAAAAGCCTGGCGTGAATTGGCTGGATCCTTCTGCCTTTACCGATCCAGCACCGGGGACGTTTGGGACGACGCGGCGCAATGGCTACTATGGGCCGGGCTATTCCGATGTTGATCTTTCGGTGTTCAAAGACACGAAGATCACAGAGAAGGCTACGGTTCAGTTCCGTGCCGAGATGTTTAATGTGTTCAACAGAGCGAACTATGCTCCTCCGGGATTTGGTACGGTGTCGGTGGGTGGGGACTTTACGCTCGACGATACCATCGGCGATTACAACGGAGCGCCTGGCATAGGAGCAGGCGAAGCATTCAATACGCAGTTTGCTTTGAAGGTTATCTTCTAA
- a CDS encoding phosphoketolase family protein, which translates to MPPSSAKAKKTSTVILSPEELRKIDAYWRACNYLSVGMLYLQDNPLLRTPLKPEHIKNRLLGHWGSDPGQSFTWVHLNRLIKKYDLDLIFLSGPGHGAPATLSNCYLEGVYSEVYPDKSQDEAGMQKFFKQFSFPGGIGSHCTPETPGSIHEGGELGYSLSHGFGAAYDNPNLIVTVMVGDGEAETGPLATSWHSNKFLDPICDGAVLPVLHLNGYKIANPTILARIPQDELEALFFGYGWHPYIVEGDDPKIMHQKMAEVTEHCINEIRDIQSKARSSKSKSPDRPRWPMIILRTPKGWTGPKEVDGHKVEGFWRAHQIPILDPKTNPKHLKQVEQWLKSYKPEELFDASGRLIPELRAMAPEGTRRITANPHANGGLLRKPLDLPDFRDYAIKVKKPGQIEVSSTFTLGGYLRDVIKRNMTSFRVFGPDETASNRLQLMYEATSKSWMAEIFPEDADGTDIAPGGRVMEMLSEHTLEGWFEGYVLTGRHGFLSSYEAFVHIIDSMFNQHAKWLEKSKLELRWRAPISSINLLITSLVWRQDHNGFTHQDPGFLDVVANKSPHVTRIYLPPDANCLLSVANHCLCSTNYVNVIVADKAPHLQYLDMDEAIKHCTKGIGIWDFASTDAGSEPDIVIACAGDIPTAEALAAVAILREHCTDLKIRFVNVVDLFRLMPESEHPHGLSDREFDSLFTVDKPVIFNFHAYASLIHKFTYRRKNHDNIHVRGYKEQGNINTPLELAILNQIDRFDIAIDVIDRVPKLQATAAHTKEWLKDKIIESVNYAHKHGIDHKDITDWKWPV; encoded by the coding sequence ATGCCGCCATCAAGCGCCAAAGCAAAGAAGACATCTACAGTTATTCTCTCTCCGGAAGAACTACGCAAGATAGACGCCTACTGGCGCGCCTGCAACTATCTCTCCGTTGGCATGCTCTATCTGCAGGACAATCCTTTGCTCCGCACACCACTCAAGCCCGAACACATCAAGAACCGCCTGCTCGGCCACTGGGGCTCCGATCCTGGCCAATCCTTCACGTGGGTGCACCTCAACCGGCTCATCAAGAAGTACGATCTCGATCTGATCTTTCTCTCCGGACCCGGCCACGGCGCGCCCGCAACCTTGTCGAACTGCTACCTCGAAGGCGTCTACTCCGAGGTCTATCCCGATAAGAGCCAGGACGAAGCCGGCATGCAGAAGTTCTTTAAGCAGTTCTCCTTCCCCGGTGGAATCGGAAGTCATTGCACTCCGGAGACGCCCGGTTCTATCCACGAAGGCGGCGAACTAGGCTACTCGCTCTCGCACGGCTTCGGAGCGGCGTACGACAACCCCAACCTGATCGTTACCGTTATGGTTGGCGACGGCGAAGCCGAAACCGGCCCGCTCGCCACTAGCTGGCACTCCAACAAATTTCTCGATCCCATCTGCGACGGAGCTGTGCTCCCTGTCCTCCATCTCAACGGCTACAAGATCGCAAACCCGACCATCCTCGCTCGCATCCCGCAAGACGAACTCGAAGCTCTCTTCTTCGGCTACGGCTGGCACCCATACATCGTCGAAGGCGACGATCCGAAGATCATGCACCAGAAGATGGCCGAGGTCACCGAGCACTGCATCAACGAGATTCGCGACATCCAATCGAAAGCTCGCAGCAGTAAATCGAAATCACCCGACCGCCCACGCTGGCCGATGATCATCCTTCGCACGCCAAAAGGCTGGACCGGCCCTAAAGAGGTCGACGGCCATAAGGTCGAAGGCTTCTGGCGCGCGCACCAGATTCCCATCCTCGACCCCAAAACCAACCCCAAGCATCTCAAGCAGGTCGAGCAATGGCTCAAGAGCTACAAGCCCGAAGAGCTCTTCGACGCAAGCGGACGCCTCATTCCAGAGTTGCGCGCCATGGCTCCCGAGGGCACACGTCGCATCACCGCCAACCCACACGCCAACGGCGGTCTTCTGCGCAAGCCGCTCGACCTTCCCGACTTCCGCGACTACGCCATCAAGGTCAAAAAGCCCGGCCAGATCGAAGTCTCCAGCACCTTTACCCTCGGTGGCTATCTGCGCGATGTCATCAAGCGAAACATGACCAGCTTCCGCGTCTTCGGCCCCGATGAAACAGCATCCAACCGCCTGCAGCTGATGTACGAAGCCACGTCAAAATCGTGGATGGCCGAGATCTTCCCCGAAGATGCCGACGGCACCGACATCGCTCCTGGCGGCCGCGTCATGGAGATGCTCTCCGAGCACACGCTCGAAGGCTGGTTCGAAGGCTATGTTCTCACCGGACGCCACGGCTTCCTCTCCAGCTATGAAGCCTTCGTCCACATCATCGACTCCATGTTCAATCAGCACGCCAAGTGGCTGGAGAAGAGCAAGCTCGAGCTTCGCTGGCGCGCGCCCATCTCCTCCATCAACCTGCTCATCACGTCGCTCGTCTGGCGGCAGGACCACAACGGCTTCACGCATCAGGACCCCGGCTTCCTCGATGTCGTCGCGAACAAGAGCCCGCACGTCACGCGCATCTATCTTCCACCTGACGCCAACTGCCTGCTCTCCGTCGCCAACCATTGTCTGTGCAGCACCAACTACGTCAATGTCATCGTCGCCGACAAAGCGCCGCATCTTCAGTACCTCGATATGGACGAGGCCATCAAACACTGCACCAAAGGCATCGGTATCTGGGACTTCGCCTCAACCGACGCAGGCTCCGAGCCCGATATCGTCATCGCCTGCGCCGGCGACATTCCCACTGCCGAAGCACTCGCCGCAGTCGCCATCCTGCGCGAGCACTGCACAGACCTGAAAATCCGCTTCGTCAATGTCGTCGACCTCTTCCGGCTCATGCCTGAGTCCGAGCATCCGCACGGCCTCTCCGACCGCGAGTTCGACTCGCTCTTCACCGTCGACAAGCCGGTCATCTTCAACTTCCACGCCTACGCCTCGCTCATCCACAAATTCACCTACCGCCGCAAAAATCACGACAACATCCACGTTCGCGGCTACAAGGAACAAGGCAACATCAACACACCACTCGAGCTGGCGATTCTCAATCAGATCGACCGCTTCGACATCGCCATCGACGTCATCGACCGCGTCCCCAAACTACAGGCCACCGCCGCCCACACCAAGGAATGGCTCAAGGACAAGATCATCGAAAGCGTCAATTACGCCCACAAGCACGGCATCGACCACAAAGACATCACCGACTGGAAGTGGCCCGTCTAA